One Telluria mixta DNA window includes the following coding sequences:
- a CDS encoding branched-chain amino acid ABC transporter permease: MLSWLDTVLQGLMLGGLYALFAMGQSLMFGVMRLTNTAHGDLTILAAFAAFSLLSAFGLHGGMATAGILIVLLPLAFGFGYGLQRFVLNGTLGKDPLPSLVVTFGLSIIIQNVLTEVFTSDPRAIDTGDLSMQSLSLGGDLSVGVLPLAIFAVAVVSVVGMQWLFGHTALGRAFRATSDDKDAAQLMGLDASHVYGLATAIAFVLVAIAGTLQGMRTTFSPTDGPALLLLAFESVIIGGMGSFWGTFAGALILGATQSIGFRLDPGWGIWFGHIAFLLMLTFRPQGLFPKTR, encoded by the coding sequence ATGTTAAGTTGGCTCGATACCGTTCTGCAGGGCCTCATGCTCGGCGGACTGTACGCCCTGTTCGCGATGGGGCAGTCGTTGATGTTCGGCGTCATGCGCCTGACCAATACCGCCCATGGTGACCTGACGATCCTCGCGGCGTTCGCAGCTTTCTCCCTGCTGTCCGCGTTCGGCCTGCACGGTGGTATGGCGACGGCCGGGATCCTCATCGTCCTGTTGCCGCTTGCATTCGGATTCGGATACGGATTGCAGCGATTCGTCCTGAACGGCACGCTCGGCAAGGATCCATTGCCCTCGCTGGTAGTGACGTTTGGCTTGTCGATCATTATCCAAAACGTGCTGACTGAAGTCTTCACGTCGGACCCGCGTGCCATCGATACCGGTGACCTCAGCATGCAGAGTCTGAGCCTCGGCGGCGACCTGTCGGTAGGCGTCTTGCCGCTGGCGATCTTCGCGGTTGCGGTGGTCTCAGTCGTCGGGATGCAATGGCTGTTCGGCCACACTGCACTTGGCCGGGCGTTCCGCGCTACGTCCGACGACAAGGATGCCGCACAGCTGATGGGGCTGGATGCCAGTCATGTCTACGGTCTGGCGACCGCAATCGCGTTCGTGCTTGTGGCCATCGCCGGCACGCTGCAAGGAATGCGCACTACGTTTTCGCCTACGGACGGCCCGGCGCTGCTGCTGCTGGCATTCGAGTCCGTGATCATCGGCGGCATGGGCTCGTTCTGGGGCACCTTCGCTGGCGCTCTGATCCTCGGCGCCACGCAGAGCATCGGTTTCCGGCTCGATCCCGGCTGGGGTATCTGGTTCGGCCACATCGCTTTCCTGCTAATGCTGACGTTTCGGCCTCAAGGGCTGTTCCCGAAGACCCGCTAA
- a CDS encoding branched-chain amino acid ABC transporter permease produces MKSTHFTVLRTSRGSQAALLGGCLIAAAAAAMPWWGESNWMREFNQIACYFIFASMWNLLAGYGGMVSIGQQAYLGFGGYAMLILANLFDVNPFLAVPIAAVLTALVAIPVSKLAFRLKGGYFAIGTWVIAEVFRISFSNVPAVGGGSGTSLTALAEIERGTRESVTFWITLAAVVATIGLTYFFLRSKQGLALMAIRDSETASASQGIDVGSVKLGVYLVAALGAGLAGALYFVGNLRISPDAAFSVNWSAFAIFLVMIGGLGTIEGPIVGAVIFWALNKFFSDYGTWYLVGLGLLAIVITLVFKQGLWGYLQKRFAFRVFPIQRRLEISGAHVPAAAAEPGPVKA; encoded by the coding sequence ATGAAGAGCACGCACTTTACCGTCCTGAGAACGAGCCGCGGCAGCCAGGCCGCCTTGCTCGGCGGCTGCCTGATCGCCGCCGCCGCCGCCGCGATGCCGTGGTGGGGCGAGTCCAACTGGATGCGGGAATTTAACCAGATCGCCTGTTATTTTATTTTCGCCAGCATGTGGAACCTGCTTGCCGGATACGGCGGCATGGTATCGATCGGCCAGCAAGCTTACTTAGGCTTTGGGGGGTACGCGATGCTGATTCTGGCGAATCTGTTCGACGTGAACCCTTTCCTTGCAGTACCCATCGCGGCAGTGCTGACGGCCCTGGTGGCGATCCCCGTCTCGAAGCTCGCGTTCCGCTTGAAGGGAGGTTACTTCGCGATCGGTACATGGGTGATCGCGGAGGTTTTCCGCATTTCGTTCTCCAACGTGCCCGCCGTCGGAGGCGGCTCTGGTACGAGCCTGACGGCACTGGCCGAGATCGAACGCGGCACGCGTGAATCGGTCACATTCTGGATCACGCTCGCAGCGGTCGTGGCGACGATCGGGTTGACGTACTTTTTCTTGCGTAGCAAGCAAGGACTGGCTCTGATGGCCATCCGGGATTCGGAAACCGCGTCGGCGTCCCAAGGCATCGATGTCGGCTCTGTAAAGCTGGGCGTCTATCTCGTTGCAGCACTGGGCGCGGGCCTGGCCGGCGCCTTGTACTTCGTCGGCAACCTGCGGATCTCGCCGGACGCCGCTTTTTCGGTCAACTGGTCGGCCTTCGCCATCTTCCTGGTAATGATCGGCGGACTGGGAACCATTGAGGGACCGATCGTAGGCGCGGTGATCTTCTGGGCTCTCAACAAGTTCTTTTCCGATTACGGGACCTGGTACCTGGTCGGTCTGGGCCTGCTGGCCATCGTCATCACACTGGTCTTCAAACAGGGGCTCTGGGGCTATCTGCAAAAGCGGTTTGCCTTCCGTGTCTTTCCAATTCAGCGGCGACTCGAAATCAGCGGTGCTCATGTACCGGCTGCTGCTGCCGAGCCCGGCCCCGTGAAGGCATAA
- a CDS encoding SphA family protein: MKDYRTKIACVLLTGTGLMSSAAFATEGGGSSYPMGAENYLTGAMPPPGFYTLAFVNHYSANELKDGSGSTVPVDFSVRATAISPRFIWVTGNTLLGGQVAHAIIVPLVDLDVNVAGTHGSKRGLGDVAITALALGYHHSEKLHSVAALDIIAPTGSYDRNRLANPGRNYWAIEPVYTASYVNPQGLNWDVKFMYDFNRKNKNTDYRSGQEAHFDYDVGYALAPNWVVGVGGYVYRQTTDDQLHGNDVGNRGRAFAIGPSIKYDTGKGFFVTAKFQQESGVRNRAQGHAFWIKATVPL, translated from the coding sequence ATGAAGGATTATCGTACGAAGATTGCTTGCGTCCTGCTGACCGGCACGGGCCTGATGAGTTCCGCTGCCTTTGCCACTGAAGGTGGTGGGTCAAGTTATCCGATGGGGGCGGAAAACTATTTGACCGGGGCGATGCCGCCGCCGGGATTCTATACTCTGGCCTTCGTTAACCATTATTCGGCGAATGAGCTGAAAGACGGCTCTGGCAGTACTGTACCCGTCGACTTCAGCGTGCGGGCAACCGCGATCTCGCCGCGCTTTATCTGGGTGACAGGAAATACGCTGTTGGGCGGACAAGTAGCGCATGCCATCATCGTTCCCTTGGTTGACCTCGACGTCAATGTCGCCGGGACCCATGGTAGCAAACGCGGCCTTGGTGACGTCGCGATCACCGCGTTAGCGCTCGGATACCACCACAGCGAAAAACTGCACAGCGTTGCGGCGCTCGACATCATCGCGCCGACAGGTTCCTATGACCGCAACCGGCTGGCGAATCCAGGCCGTAACTACTGGGCCATCGAGCCGGTCTATACGGCGAGCTACGTCAACCCGCAAGGCTTGAACTGGGACGTCAAGTTCATGTATGACTTCAACCGCAAGAACAAGAACACCGATTATCGCTCCGGGCAAGAAGCGCATTTCGACTATGACGTGGGCTACGCACTTGCACCCAACTGGGTCGTCGGCGTGGGCGGTTACGTGTACCGTCAAACGACGGATGACCAACTTCACGGTAATGATGTCGGCAACAGGGGACGCGCATTCGCCATCGGTCCGTCGATCAAATACGATACCGGGAAGGGATTTTTCGTGACGGCGAAATTCCAGCAGGAGTCGGGCGTGCGCAACCGAGCACAGGGCCACGCCTTCTGGATCAAGGCGACCGTGCCCCTCTAA
- a CDS encoding TIGR02466 family protein has translation MKASMQVLELFPTPIFVVQTQGVDNEELARQIYAIRDEEVAAGIADKTGLSNYGGFRSYDLLPLPGFAQLKQLVLRVLNECMVNGAWFAEPEVTEAQFGAMWGVINGKGHANSPHNHPGSWISGVYYPQVPAAKERAGSLCFRDPILARTFTRSFYRNVQAEAASVVPEVGKLIMFPSWVEHHVGPNLTDEDRIAIAFNIDHAKAR, from the coding sequence ATGAAAGCGTCCATGCAGGTGTTGGAGTTATTTCCGACGCCGATCTTCGTTGTGCAGACCCAAGGGGTAGACAACGAGGAACTGGCGCGCCAGATCTATGCCATTCGCGACGAGGAAGTCGCGGCCGGCATCGCCGACAAGACTGGCCTGTCGAACTATGGCGGCTTCCGTAGCTATGACCTGTTGCCGCTCCCGGGGTTTGCACAGCTCAAGCAACTCGTGCTGCGGGTGCTCAACGAATGCATGGTCAACGGCGCATGGTTTGCGGAACCGGAGGTCACGGAAGCGCAGTTCGGCGCGATGTGGGGGGTTATCAATGGCAAAGGGCACGCCAACAGCCCCCACAATCACCCTGGCAGTTGGATCAGCGGCGTGTATTACCCGCAGGTGCCAGCCGCGAAAGAACGTGCGGGGTCGCTCTGCTTCCGTGATCCGATCCTGGCGCGTACCTTTACCCGCAGCTTTTACCGCAATGTGCAGGCCGAGGCGGCATCCGTGGTGCCCGAAGTGGGCAAGCTGATCATGTTCCCAAGCTGGGTCGAACACCACGTCGGCCCCAACCTGACCGATGAGGATCGCATCGCCATCGCGTTTAACATCGACCACGCGAAAGCGCGCTAG
- a CDS encoding DUF6445 family protein has protein sequence MFNPNPSMCKVALSDGRSYVVVDNILRDPMQFIAHAVARRADFSQEDSHYYPGPELRLPPAAHQAFEAFFSQYIRGQLGARRTRSALCRMSMVTRKPENLEPFQRIPHVDGGPFQPGEGNFAMVLYLFKDERLGGTSFFRPRVDTATLSAMMARGQHMDRDAFSALIDSAPAYPTKTNTYFEKMATVPAAFNRALFYDGTIYHSGDIRHPELLSADPEQGRLTVNAFFGVRLNAC, from the coding sequence ATGTTCAACCCAAATCCCTCGATGTGTAAAGTCGCGCTGAGCGATGGCCGTTCTTATGTAGTCGTTGACAATATCCTGCGCGATCCCATGCAATTCATCGCCCATGCCGTCGCGCGGCGTGCGGATTTTTCGCAGGAAGATTCTCACTACTATCCCGGGCCGGAACTGCGGCTGCCCCCAGCCGCGCACCAGGCATTCGAAGCGTTTTTTTCACAATATATCCGGGGCCAACTTGGCGCCCGGCGCACCCGCAGCGCCTTGTGCAGGATGTCGATGGTCACGCGCAAGCCGGAAAATCTCGAGCCATTCCAGAGAATCCCGCATGTCGATGGCGGTCCCTTCCAGCCGGGCGAAGGCAATTTCGCCATGGTCCTGTATTTGTTCAAGGATGAACGGCTGGGTGGCACGAGTTTTTTCCGACCGCGGGTCGACACCGCGACATTGTCGGCCATGATGGCCCGCGGGCAGCACATGGACCGTGACGCGTTTTCGGCCTTGATCGACAGCGCCCCCGCGTATCCGACCAAGACCAACACGTATTTTGAAAAGATGGCGACCGTCCCGGCGGCGTTCAACCGCGCGTTGTTCTATGATGGCACGATCTACCACAGCGGCGACATCCGCCATCCGGAGCTGCTCAGCGCCGATCCGGAACAAGGACGGCTGACCGTCAACGCGTTCTTCGGGGTGCGCCTGAACGCCTGCTGA